One segment of Lytechinus variegatus isolate NC3 chromosome 13, Lvar_3.0, whole genome shotgun sequence DNA contains the following:
- the LOC121426768 gene encoding uncharacterized protein LOC121426768, translated as MYAGQGRSILLGDNSTWLYLGNSDSGLITRHQLPDMLHEETIYHGILNTRTTREDTPIYPGPFVMAISHIRRLLFWMDSKGIMSCTVDDCMNTAGRVHLFSEEKKYPGGVARCSLVVEDKIGKIFWSDYLSTEDVYPHDILMADLDGKRVQTVWKRTSNFKLMVFTIWNDWLVAYELESFRFWMSRFRSHIAESSDGTALPWKWFQSTFQGKHYITEMVSV; from the exons ATGTATGCCGGACAAG GAAGGAGTATATTGCTTGGCGACAATTCTACCTGGTTGTATCTGGGTAACAGCGACTCTGGTCTCATAACGCGCCACCAGCTTCCGGATATGCTACATGAGGAGACAATCTACCATGGCATCCTCAACACTAGGACTACACGAGAGGATACTCCTATTTATCCTGGTCCGTTCGTCATGGCCATTTCACACATCCGAAG ACTACTTTTCTGGATGGATTCGAAAGGGATAATGAGCTGCACCGTAGACGATTGTATGAACACTGCTGGCCGTGTCCATTTATTTTccgaggaaaaaaaatatccaggAGGAGTAGCTAGATGCAGTCTCGTCGTGGAAGATAAAA TTGGCAAGATATTTTGGTCTGACTATCTTTCAACTGAGGACGTCTATCCCCATGATATCCTAATGGCAGATTTGGATGGCAAGCGGGTTCAGACGGTGTGGAAACGTACTTCCAACTTCAAGCTGATGGTATTTACAATATGGAACGACTGGCTTGTAGCCTACGAATTGGAGTCGTTTCGATTCTGGATGAGTAGATTCCGGAGTCACATCGCCGAGTCAAGTGATGGGACCGCTCTGCCGTGGAAGTGGTTCCAGTCTACGTTCCAAGGAAAACATTACATAACTGAAATGGTTTCAGTTTAA